The genome window TCGTTCAGCACTATCAACAGCAAATTGCTACTTTACAGGCGCACTCTCAATGGCCGGAGGTTGCCGCTGTCTTGCAAAGCTTTATGCATGATGAGGCAGCGCATAGGGAAGACGCTGCCAACAGGGCTGAGCCGCAAGCTGGGCCTATTCTACAGCTGTGGCTGTTCATGGTTGAGCATGGCTCAGCGCTTGCGGTAGCCGTTGCTCGACGTTGTTAAATCAATAGTTTGAGGCAGTTATGTCTGCCTTTTTTGTGCTCAGCTTTTATGCTTTCTTATGCTCAAGCATTACTGTGTCGGCAAAGTAGGGTAACGCAGGGTAAAGCAGGGTAAAGCAAGCCCGATCTCGATCACAATTTTTCTCGCCAATGGCCCTGATTCTTTGCAGCAGCTAGTCTTTTCTTATACGCTTGTGGTTTTGAGGGCTGGCTATGACTGCATTATCCTGTGAGCTTATAGAACCCACATCTGACGCCGACGCTGTAATCATATGGCTACATGGTCTTGGCGCAAGTGGACATGATTTTGTGCCCGTGGTACCTCATCTTGGCCTTGCTGAGCATCTTGCGGTGCGGTTCATATTTCCGCATGCACCGACAATTCCTGTGACGATCAATGGCGGCATGGTGATGCCCGCGTGGTATGACATCTTAGCGATTGATCTCAACCGAACCATTGATGAGGCGCAGATTTTAGCCTCGGCTGCATCGATTAGGGCGATAATTTTAGAACAAATGGCCGCAGGCATCAGCAGCAAACGCATTATTTTAGCGGGCTTTTCTCAAGGCGGTGCAGTCTGTTATCAAACCGCCTTAAGCTTTGAACAGCCTCTCGCTGGACTGCTAATTTTATCCAGCTATTT of Pseudomonadales bacterium contains these proteins:
- a CDS encoding demethoxyubiquinone hydroxylase family protein; this encodes KSVFIILWRLAGWCLGFISALAGPNAVFASIDVVERFVVQHYQQQIATLQAHSQWPEVAAVLQSFMHDEAAHREDAANRAEPQAGPILQLWLFMVEHGSALAVAVARRC
- a CDS encoding carboxylesterase; the encoded protein is MTALSCELIEPTSDADAVIIWLHGLGASGHDFVPVVPHLGLAEHLAVRFIFPHAPTIPVTINGGMVMPAWYDILAIDLNRTIDEAQILASAASIRAIILEQMAAGISSKRIILAGFSQGGAVCYQTALSFEQPLAGLLILSSYFATADLVSLHPSQHDLPIRLYHGDADTMVQPQLAEDALGQLQALGLTGSLQHYSMGHEVCLAQIQDIGAAINQWLSSSG